A single Candidatus Bathyarchaeota archaeon DNA region contains:
- a CDS encoding SLC13 family permease produces MEPTIVIIFVLIYLLTVLLSATKAVPMSIAALSGALLTAWFGLQYGVFTYSEALDFIDVKILGLIIGTMVVVEVAKKSGLFRFGALYAVKLSEGNPGRLFVSICIMSAVASMFLSDTTAMLLMAAATVTVSKLLNYDPIPYFLSATIMINLGGTSTLIGSTSNMIIGVASGLTFTDFVSYLLLCEVALWALTIFALYIFFKKRLGKKKALPEYTPWQSIENKKLFYQSIFILVLLVFLFLTLENLGVGPEAVALGCAIIALVLSNSDPAEIFKGLDWETVFFIAGFMFIVGGIQKTEILSVVSEQLFVLVGGNPLNTTLSTLWFSGLASAVVSNAAIALTFIPIVAKFSSLNPNLRPPVSSALVLGTNLGGATTPLSGSVCMMAVGALKREGISMSFSEFTKIGVITSLLQLGFSSLYLIWRFGLGV; encoded by the coding sequence ATGGAGCCAACAATAGTCATAATTTTCGTACTCATCTATTTGTTGACGGTTCTTCTTTCAGCTACTAAAGCCGTTCCCATGTCTATCGCGGCATTAAGTGGAGCATTGCTTACTGCATGGTTTGGGCTGCAATATGGAGTGTTCACATACTCAGAAGCCTTAGATTTCATAGATGTAAAAATCCTTGGCCTAATAATTGGCACAATGGTCGTAGTGGAAGTTGCCAAAAAAAGTGGGCTATTCCGTTTCGGAGCATTGTACGCTGTCAAGTTATCGGAAGGAAACCCTGGCAGACTCTTCGTATCTATCTGTATAATGTCTGCTGTTGCTTCCATGTTTCTCAGTGATACAACAGCGATGTTGCTCATGGCTGCGGCTACGGTGACAGTAAGTAAACTTCTTAATTATGACCCGATACCATATTTTCTTTCTGCAACTATTATGATAAATCTCGGTGGCACAAGTACGTTAATCGGCTCAACGAGCAACATGATCATCGGCGTTGCCTCAGGTCTGACCTTTACAGACTTCGTCAGCTATCTGTTACTATGCGAAGTTGCTCTGTGGGCACTAACAATTTTTGCTCTCTACATCTTTTTCAAAAAAAGATTGGGGAAAAAAAAGGCTCTTCCAGAATATACTCCTTGGCAGAGCATAGAAAATAAGAAACTTTTCTACCAATCTATCTTCATCCTTGTTCTTTTAGTATTCCTCTTCCTAACATTGGAAAACTTAGGGGTCGGTCCTGAAGCAGTTGCTCTGGGCTGCGCTATCATAGCATTAGTTCTCAGCAACTCGGATCCAGCAGAAATCTTCAAAGGACTCGACTGGGAAACTGTATTTTTCATCGCTGGCTTCATGTTCATAGTGGGAGGCATACAAAAAACTGAGATTCTCAGCGTTGTATCAGAACAACTTTTCGTTTTGGTTGGCGGCAACCCATTAAACACAACTCTTTCAACCTTGTGGTTCAGTGGACTTGCAAGCGCCGTAGTAAGCAATGCCGCTATTGCCTTAACATTTATACCAATAGTCGCCAAATTTTCTTCTTTGAATCCAAATCTTCGCCCACCTGTTTCATCAGCACTTGTTCTGGGAACAAATCTTGGAGGCGCCACGACGCCGCTAAGTGGTTCTGTCTGCATGATGGCCGTAGGCGCTTTAAAACGTGAAGGAATCTCAATGAGCTTCAGCGAATTTACCAAGATAGGTGTCATAACATCGCTACTTCAATTAGGTTTCTCCAGCCTTTATCTCATTTGGAGATTTGGATTAGGAGTGTAA
- a CDS encoding uracil-DNA glycosylase, with protein MSKEETIKKISAEVAACVECELGKQRRYVVPGDGALDAEIMFIGEAPGRQEDLRGLPFVGAAGKLLDELLHKVGLSREKVYITNLLKCRPPENRDPTSEEITTCSGLYLNRQVQVIHPKLLVMLGRHSAAYVLSKAGIEEGSITRIHGKVYEIDSFGVPVVAIPMFHPAAALYNLKYKGLLEEDFEVLKSELEKYDS; from the coding sequence ATGTCTAAGGAAGAAACTATTAAGAAAATTAGTGCAGAGGTGGCGGCTTGCGTTGAATGTGAACTAGGGAAGCAACGTAGATATGTCGTTCCTGGCGATGGAGCCTTGGACGCAGAAATAATGTTTATCGGAGAAGCGCCTGGGAGACAAGAAGACTTGAGAGGACTGCCTTTTGTGGGTGCTGCAGGAAAACTCCTCGACGAATTGCTGCACAAAGTCGGTCTTTCTCGAGAAAAAGTCTACATAACGAACCTTCTTAAATGTAGACCTCCTGAAAATCGTGACCCCACCTCGGAAGAGATTACTACTTGTAGCGGATTATATTTGAATCGTCAAGTTCAAGTTATTCACCCAAAGCTTTTGGTGATGTTAGGTAGGCACTCAGCAGCGTATGTCCTTTCCAAAGCTGGAATTGAAGAGGGAAGTATCACAAGAATACACGGTAAAGTATATGAAATAGATTCATTTGGCGTTCCAGTTGTCGCCATCCCCATGTTTCATCCTGCGGCGGCGCTTTATAACCTAAAGTATAAAGGCTTGCTGGAAGAGGACTTTGAGGTTTTGAAATCTGAGCTCGAAAAATATGATTCCTGA